In Humulus lupulus chromosome 6, drHumLupu1.1, whole genome shotgun sequence, a single genomic region encodes these proteins:
- the LOC133786159 gene encoding uncharacterized protein LOC133786159, translated as MKKLKNYVRNNARPEGSIAEGYVVDEALTFCSMYLKGVETKFNRPDRNVDVGPSLKKMSVFRSQGRPIGKKSLTILEDEVKKIADWYILNNCNEILPYLREHREILQTRGVENLDQLHREEFPNWFYNKIYHLRQRGSLEVDEELISLANGSSTRVASYPGP; from the exons atgaaaaaattgaagaattatgtccGTAACAATGCACGTCCAGAGGGCtcaatagcagaaggatatgtggttgatgaggcattaacattttgctccatgtacttgaaaggtgttgagacaaagttcaatcgtccagaccgaaatgtagatgttggtccatcacttaaaaagatgtcggtctttcgatctcagggtcgtccaattggtaagaaatcattgacaattttggaagatgaagtgaagaaaatagcagattggtatattctaaacaactgcaatgagatcttgccatatcttcg agagcatagggaaattttacagactagaggtgttgaaaacctagaccaattacatagagaggaatttcctaattggttttataataagatttatcatcttcgacAAAGAGGATCCTTGGAAGTAGatgaagaattaatctctttagcaAACGGTTCTTCAACTCGTGTTGCGTCTTACcctgg gccctgA
- the LOC133786158 gene encoding uncharacterized protein LOC133786158 produces the protein MASNRDDSLQSISVRLDGKNYSYWNYVMKKNLKGKKMWGYVSGTLVKPTNDKADYATLLENWEVDNSKIITWINNSVEHSIGTQLAKYETAKEVWDHLARLYTQSNFAKQYQLESDIRALEQKDMSIQEFYSVMTDLWDQLALTESAELRAFAPYIARREEQRLVQFLMALRDDFEGLRGSILHRSPLPSVDSVVSELLADEIRLKSQAGKGILPAPSPSVLVVPPRHFTHHENKPHTKVGVDECSFCKQKGHWKAQCPKLVNRAPQQQRHQLRPPQFGNQPPHYGSQPQFGNHSQPRPYRPPQFNAAATVPPSDSYDFGASSSNPVLAALS, from the coding sequence ATGGCAAGTAATAGAGATGATTCCCTTCAATCCATTAGTGTGAGGTTAGATGGAAAGAATTATTCTTATTGGAACTATGTgatgaaaaaaaatttgaaagggaAAAAGATGTGGGGTTATGTTTCTGGAACTTTGGTTAAACCAACAAATGACAAAGCGGATTATGCAACTTTGCTAGAAAATTgggaagtggataattcaaaaattattacTTGGATAAACAACTCTGTAGAACACTCCATAGGTACCCAACTAGCCAAGTATGAAACAGCGAAGGAAGTTTGGGACCATCTTGCAAGGCTGTATACTCAGTCTAACTTTGCAAAGCAATATCAATTAGAATCAGATATTAGAGCTCTTGAACAGAAAGATATGAGTATTCAAGAGTTCTATTCAGTTATGACAGATCTATGGGATCAATTGGCCCTTACTGAATCTGCAGAATTACGAGCTTTTGCACCATATATTGCTCGTAGGGAGGAACAACGATTGGTTCAGTTTTTGATGGCACTTCGTGATGACTTTGAGGGACTCCGTGGCTCTATTTTGCATCGTTCTCCACTTCCTTCGGTTGATTCAGTAGTTAGTGAACTATTGGCAGATGAAATTCGTCTTAAGTCTCAAGCAGGAAAAGGCATCCTCCCAGCACCCAGTCCCTCTGTTTTGGTAGTTCCTCCTCGACACTTTACTCACCATGAGAATAAACCTCACACAAAGGTTGGAGTTGATGAATGCAGCTTTTGCAAACAAAAAGGTCACTGGAAGGCTCAGTGTCCTAAATTAGTAAATCGTGCACCTCAGCAACAAAGACATCAACTCAGACCTCCTCAATTCGGTAATCAACCGCCTCATTATGGTAGCCAACCACAGTTTGGCAACCACTCACAACCTCGACCATACCGTCCTCCGCAATTTAATGCCGCTGCTACTGTACCTCCATCTGACTCGTATGATTTTGGGGCCTCATCTTCCAATCCTGTTCTTGCTGCCCTCTCATAA